A region of the Candidatus Deferrimicrobium sp. genome:
GCGCCAGCTCCGCCTTGCTTAACAGCAGACCTTCCCTTACTTTTCGGACGTTGTTGGGCTCAACTTTACCTTTTTCTTTTTCGAATTTTCCTTTTTCTTTTCCGGGGCTACCCACGGTTTTCGGCTCCTCCGTCATCTTCCAGATTCGACGCCGAACGACATCGTCCGTGAGGAAGTATAACCTTGGTATATTACGTGTCAAGAAATATTCAATTACATATAATAATGCATACTTATGCGATATTATCCTCCCTCGATCCCGAACTCCTTCGCCTTGTACAGGAGCGTCGGGTGGCTGATCCCGAGCATCTCGGCCGCCTTGGGCCGACTCCCGCCGGTCCGCTCCAAGGCTATCCGGATCAACTGGCGCTCGAGCTCCCGAACCGCCGCCTTGAGATCCGGCCGCTCCGGGGAGACGGGGATCCGGATTTCGAGTGCCGGTCCGGTCCCCCCCCCCTCGAGGGACCCGCTTCCCTTCCACACCGCGAGCAACCCGGCGCGCGTAATCTCGGCGCCCGTCGCCAACAGGGCGCATCGCTCCATCAGGTTGCGAAGCTCGCGGACGTTCCCCCGCCACTCGTGGGCGGTCATCACCGCCAATGCGTCAGGCGAGAGGAGCATCTCACGCTTCCCGTACTTCCCGCAATAGTGGGACAGGAAGTGCTTCGCGAGGAGCGGGATATCGTCGCGGCGCTCCCTCAACGGCGGCACGTGGATCCGGATTACGTTGAGACGATAGAAGAGGTCCTCGCGGAACCGCCCCCCTGCCACCTCGCGCTCGAGATCGCGCGCCGTCGCGGCCACCAGGCGCACGTTGACCGTCCTTGTTTCCGAGTCGCCGAGGCGACGGATCTCCCCATCCTGGAGAAAACGGAGCAACTTCGCCTGAAGCGGAAGGGGGAACTCCCCGATCTCGTCGAGGAAGAGCGTGCCGCCGCCGGCCTCCTCGATCAGGCCCGCCCGGTCGGATTTCGCCTCGGTGAAGGCTCCCCGGCGGTGGCCGAAGAGCTCGCTCTCGAGAAGCGTATCCGGGATCGCGCCGCAGTTGAGGGCGACGAACGGGTTCCTTTTCCTGCGCCCCCCGAAGTGAAGAAGACGCGCCACCAGCTCCTTCCCGGTGCCGCTCTCCCCGGTGACCAGCACCGTGGCGTCGTAATCCTTCACCTTCCCCGCCGTGCGGACCACCTCTTCCATCGGGCTGGACGCGTAGAGGATCTCTTCCGGGCGGGCGGCCTTCTCGATCTCGCTCCGCAGGAAGGCGTTCTCGGTCCGCAGTCGCTCCCGCTCCCCCGCCTTCCGCAGGGTGAGGAGAATCTCGTCGCTCATGAACGGCTTTGAAACGTAGTCGTAGGCGCCAAGCTTCATCGCCTCGACGGCGGTTTCCACGGTACCGAACGCCGACATTATGATTACGGTCCCCGGGATCCCGCGCGCGGTGATCTCCCGCGTGAGGTCGAGACCGCCCATTACGGGCATCCGCAGGTCGCACAGGATGAAGTCGAACGGCTGCGTGACGAGAATCCCGAGCGCTTCCTTCCCGTCCCCCGCCTGCCGGACCTCGTACCCTTCCGCAGCCAGGATTCTCGCCAGCGCGTCGCGCAGCGACGCCTCGTCGTCCACGATCAGGATCCTGTCAGACATGGTCTCTCTTTTCTCCCCCGCTTTGCGCCGATCCGCGGGCAGATGGCAGCACCACAAGGAAGGTCGCTCCCTTCCCTTTTTCGCTCTCCGCGCGGATCTCTCCCCCCGCTCCCTCGACGATCGTCCGCGAAACGGAGAGGCCAAGTCCCGTACCCTTGCCGGGCTCCTTGGTCGTGAAGAACGGGTCGAAAAGCAGCGGGAGATCGCCGTCCGGGATCCCGCCTCCGGTGTCGGTGACGGCAAGCGCGACGCCTCCTCCGGTCCCTGATCCCGCAACGCGCAGCGGCGTGCCATCCATCTCCGGCGGGTCCGTT
Encoded here:
- a CDS encoding sigma-54 dependent transcriptional regulator, which codes for MSDRILIVDDEASLRDALARILAAEGYEVRQAGDGKEALGILVTQPFDFILCDLRMPVMGGLDLTREITARGIPGTVIIMSAFGTVETAVEAMKLGAYDYVSKPFMSDEILLTLRKAGERERLRTENAFLRSEIEKAARPEEILYASSPMEEVVRTAGKVKDYDATVLVTGESGTGKELVARLLHFGGRRKRNPFVALNCGAIPDTLLESELFGHRRGAFTEAKSDRAGLIEEAGGGTLFLDEIGEFPLPLQAKLLRFLQDGEIRRLGDSETRTVNVRLVAATARDLEREVAGGRFREDLFYRLNVIRIHVPPLRERRDDIPLLAKHFLSHYCGKYGKREMLLSPDALAVMTAHEWRGNVRELRNLMERCALLATGAEITRAGLLAVWKGSGSLEGGGTGPALEIRIPVSPERPDLKAAVRELERQLIRIALERTGGSRPKAAEMLGISHPTLLYKAKEFGIEGG